Proteins from a genomic interval of Siniperca chuatsi isolate FFG_IHB_CAS linkage group LG10, ASM2008510v1, whole genome shotgun sequence:
- the pan2 gene encoding PAN2-PAN3 deadenylation complex catalytic subunit PAN2 isoform X2, translated as MMNFDGLDAGMGEYPSSLHGTLDGGMEPSMDPHLNPNLLQGVELDPEGLAVRVPEPVHLMEGMFSELHSAVSEVGIPVTATHFDHQEEMLWMGNHRGHVTSFFGPTMGRHSSFQAHAADDIRHIQSLETGVLFLSKCNLKCHTRGGLVMFDYPMDEGADMHSLLMTDNNTLLMGGLQNYAVEFDLNTVQETQKFTVEVPGMAIMRHTSRFFFCGHTSGKITLRDLRTFKMEHEFDAFSGSLSDFDVHGNLLAACGFSSRGLNGLACDRFLMVYDLRMMRAVTPLQVHVDPLFLRFIPTYTSRLAIISQTGQCQFCEPTGLANVADIFHVNTVGQLLMSFDVSSSKQALAFGDSGGCVHLWSDAPEVSFNDYSRETEFALPCLVDTLPQLDWNHDLLPLSLIPMPLTSTEPLLSDWPTALATPSPRRAPPVDPEILRTMKTVGFIGYAANPRTRPRNQVPYKIKDVELDYDNYNQVPESPIGRDEEPHLYMVPKKYRKVTIKYSKLGLEDFDFKHYNRTLFAGLEPHIPNAYCNCMIQVLYFLEPIRCLVQNHLCQKEFCLACELGFLFHMLDLSRGDPCQASNFLRAFRTIPEASALGLILADSDEQTGKARLGRLIQSWNRFILTQLHQETQEQEGPQAYRGASSRSEQPPEIVPISLGSSGESAIGKLFGCEVENSSLCRCGKETVRSSLTLLFTMHYPEQNSQEKTIKEYDFAEILKRSICLEQSTQAWCENCEKYQPTVQTRNIRCLPDVLVINCEVNSAKEAEFWKVQAEYAFNKAMQKEAMEPAKPKEPPPMPTEWCLDGEECSMEGLTFDTRAEDLRHVWIPVTLKMSISKSQGLEISSWPEGEELSAAEEVEGASLYDLVVTVPHVLDVRTGGNLVAHIKVGETYHQRKEGVTHQQWYLFNDFLIEPIDKTEAAQFDVSWKVPAILYYAKRNYHTKYDLRIKNPIDASVLLTEASLARKQRKSHATFIPLMVSEMPQAGDLVGLDAEFVTLNQEEAELRSDGTKSTIKPSQMSVARITCVRGQGPNEGVPFIDDYISTQEQVVDYLTQYSGIKPGDLDAKISSKHLTTLKSTYLKLRFLIDTGVRFVGHGLQKDFRVINLLVLKDQVIDTVYLFHLPRKRMISLRFLAWYFLDLNIQGETHDSIEDARTALQLYRKYLELSRGGGNDEVRKVLKGLYEKGRQLDWKVPDSDTGDGQGAAVFPSVMGL; from the exons ATGATGAACTTTGACGGTCTCGACGCTGGGATGGGTGAGTACCCATCCAGCCTTCACGGGACTCTGGACGGTGGGATGGAGCCCTCCATGGACCCCCACCTCAACCCCAACTTACTGCAGGGTGTGGAGCTTGACCCAGAGGGGCTGGCCGTGAGAGTCCCCGAGCCGGTGCACCTCATGGAGGGGATGTTTTCCGAGCTACACAGTGCAGTCTCAGAAGTTGGCATCCCAGTCACTGCAACACATTTTGATCACCAGGAGGAAATGCTCTGGATGGGAAACCACAGA GGTCATGTAACCTCATTCTTCGGACCTACAATGGGCCGCCATTCTTCTTTCCAAGCGCATGCAGCAGACGACATCCGACACATTCAGAGTTTGGAAACAGGCGTCCTGTTCCTTTCGAAGTGTAACCTCAAATGCCACACTCGTGGGGGCCTTGTTATGTTTGATTACCC GATGGACGAAGGAGCTGATATGCATAGTCTCCTCATGACTGATAACAACACCTTGCTTATGGGCGGATTACAAAACTATGCAGTTGAATTTGACTTGAATACTGTTCAAGAAACTCAAAAG TTCACTGTTGAAGTACCTGGAATGGCAATAATGCGCCACACCAGtcgtttcttcttctgtgggCACACTTCTGGCAAG ATAACCCTTCGGGACTTGCGTACCTTCAAGATGGAGCACGAGTTTGATGCATTCTCTGGCAGCCTCTCAGACTTCGACGTACATGGAAACCTTCTGGCTGCGTGCGGGTTCTCCAGCCGAGGATTGAATGGGTTGGCATGCGACCGTTTCCTCATGGTGTATGACCTCCGTATGATGCGAGCTGTAACGCCACTTCAGGTGCACGTGGACCCCCTCTTCTTGCGCTTCATTCCTACCTACACGTCACGCCTAGCGATCATCTCACAGACAG GTCAGTGCCAGTTCTGTGAGCCCACTGGTCTCGCTAATGTGGCGGACATTTTTCACGTCAACACCGTGGGCCAGTTGCTCATGAGTTTTGACGTATCGTCCAGCAAACAGGCCTTAGCTTTCGGGGACTCTGGGGGATGTGTACACCTGTGGTCTGATGCGCCAGAGGTTTCATTTAACGACTACTCCCGGGAGACAGAGTTTGCGCTCCCTTGCCTTGTGGACACGCTGCCTCAGCTGGACTGGAACCATGACCTGCTGCCCCTCTCACTCATCCCCATGCCGCTGACCAGCACAGAGCCACTGCTGTCAGACTGGCCCACTGCACTGGCTACACCCAGCCCCAG ACGAGCTCCTCCTGTGGACCCTGAAATCCTGCGCACCATGAAAACTGTTGGGTTCATTGGTTATGCAGCAAATCCTCGAACCCGCCCTCGGAACCAG GTTCCTTACAAAATTAAAGATGTGGAGCTGGATTATGATAATTACAACCAGGTCCCTGAATCACCAATTGGACGTGATGAAGAGCCACATCTGTACATGGTGCCCAAAAAGTACAGAAAG GTCACAATTAAATACTCTAAACTTGGATTGGAGGATTTTGACTTCAAACATTACAACAGAACCTTGTTTGCTGGCCTGGAGCCTCACATCCCTAATGCCTACTGTAACTGCATGATCCAG GTTTTATATTTCCTGGAGCCAATCCGGTGTCTAGTGCAGAATCATTTGTGCCAGAAGGAGTTTTGTTTGGCCTGTGAGCTCGGTTTCCTCTTCCATATGTTGGATTTGTCACGAGGAGATCCATGTCAG GCCAGTAACTTCCTCAGAGCGTTTCGTACCATCCCTGAAGCCTCAGCGCTGGGTCTGATCCTCGCAGACTCAGACGAGCAAACAGGAAAGGCCAGACTCGGCCGCTTAATCCAAAGCTGGAACCGCTTTATCCTCACCCAGCTCCACCAGGAGACACAGGAGCAGGAGGGCCCACAGGCCTACAGGGGAGCCAGCAGCAGGTCAGAGCAGCCACCAGAAATAGTGCCCAT TTCTCTGGGTTCCTCTGGTGAGTCTGCCATCGGAAAACTGTTTGGATGTGAAGTTGAGAACAGCAGCCTGTGTCGCTGTGGCAAGGAGACGGTCCGCTCCTCCCTCACGTTGCTCTTCACCATGCATTACCCTGAACAGAACTCTCAAG aaaaaacaataaaggaaTATGACTTTGCTGAGATCTTGAAGAGAAGCATCTGTCTGGAGCAGAGCACTCAGGCGTGGTGTGAAAACTGTGAGAAGTATCAACCCACA GTGCAGACACGCAACATTCGATGTCTACCAGATGTTCTGGTCATCAACTGCGAGGTGAACAGTGCTAAAGAGGCCGAATTCTGGAAGGTTCAGGCGGAG TACGCCTTCAATAAGGCCATGCAAAAAGAGGCGATGGAACCTGCAAAACCTAAAGAACCCCCACCCATGCCCACTGAGTGGTGCTTGGA TGGGGAGGAGTGCAGCATGGAGGGCTTAACCTTTGACACACGGGCGGAGGATCTGCGACACGTCTGGATCCCTGTCACTCTCAAAATGTCCATCAGCAAAAGTCAGGGACTGGAGATCAGCAGCTGGCCCgaaggagaggag TTAAGTGCTGCTGAAGAGGTGGAGGGCGCTTCTCTCTATGACTTGGTGGTCACAGTGCCTCATGTCCTGGACGTTCGCACAGGTGGAAACTTGGTTGCACACATCAAAGTGGGGGAAACCTACCATCAAAGAAAAGAG GGAGTCACACACCAGCAGTGGTACCTCTTCAATGATTTCTTAATTGAGCCAATTGACAAG ACTGAAGCTGCTCAGTTTGATGTGAGCTGGAAAGTACCAGCCATTCTGTATTACGCCAAGAGGAACTACCACACCAAATACGACCTCCGCA TTAAAAATCCCATAGATGCTAGTGTGCTGCTGACAGAGGCCTCGTTGGCTCGGAAGCAGAGGAAGAGTCACGCCACTTTCATCCCCCTCATGGTCAGTGAGATGCCGCAGGCTGGTGACTTGGTGGGGCTGGACGCTGAGTTTGTCACACTCAACCAG gaaGAGGCAGAACTTCGCAGTGACGGCACTAAGTCGACCATCAAGCCCAGTCAGATGTCTGTGGCCAGGATCACCTGTGTGAGGGGTCAGGGGCCCAACGAGGGGGTGCCCTTCATCGATGACTACATCTCTACTCAGGAGCAG GTGGTCGACTATTTGACACAATATTCTGGCATCAAACCAGGAGACCTGGATGCAAAGATTTCTTCAAAGCATTTGACCACACTGAAGTCCACTTACTTGAAGCTGCGCTTCCTTATCGACACGGGAGTTCGCTTTGTTGGACACGGTTTACAGAAGGACTTTCGGGTTATTAATTTATTG gTTCTAAAAGACCAAGTCATCGACACTGTCTACCTGTTTCATTTACCCCGCAAGAGGATGATTTCTCTGAGATTTCTCGCCTGGTACTTTCTAG ACCTCAACATCCAGGGGGAAACCCACGACAGCATAGAGGACGCCCGCACCGCTCTGCAGCTGTACAGGAAGTACCTGGAGCTGAGTCGTGGAGGCGGGAACGACGAAGTGAGGAAGGTCCTGAAGGGACTCTACGAAAAAGGCCGCCAGCTGGACTGGAAAGTCCCAGACTCGGACACAGGAGATGGTCAAG